The following coding sequences are from one Triticum aestivum cultivar Chinese Spring chromosome 5A, IWGSC CS RefSeq v2.1, whole genome shotgun sequence window:
- the LOC123103399 gene encoding spermine synthase yields MEGGDARNGLTGTSQTTGSGVESPAKPLPPCCVKARAAAPESEAKCHATVVSGWFTETRSRCGKASKLQYYNNPMWPGETHSLKVEKILYQGKSPYQEVLIFESLTYGKVLVLDGIVQLTDKDECAYQEMITHLPLCSIPSPKKVLVIGGGDGGVLREIARHGSVESIDICEIDQLVIDVCKDFFPDLSVGFKDPRVRLHVGDAVEFLRNSPEGTYDAIIVDSSDPIGPAQELVEKPFFETIARALRPGGVLCNQAESMWLHTHLIQDMLSICCETFKGSVHYAWASVPTYPSGAIGFLLCSKEGRPVNFLAPINPIEKIEGAMTAGRDIRFYNTEMHRAAFVLPTFAKRELEAYGGSTRGAQQEEKSAEPAKVAIVPHSEILTA; encoded by the exons ATGGAGGGTGGAGACGCAAGAAATGGTTTGACTGGGACATCACAGACAACGGGAAGTGGGGTTGAGAGCCCAGCAAAGCCACTGCCTCCTTGCTGTGTCAAGGCGAGGGCTGCAGCACCTGAATCTGAGGCCAAGTGCCATGCCACTGTGGTATCGGGATGGTTCACGGAAACCCGCTCACGATGTG GTAAAGCGAGCAAACTGCAGTATTACAATAATCCAATGTGGCCAG GAGAGACCCATTCCTTGAAAGTGGAAAAGATCCTGTACCAGGGGAAGTCACCATACCAAGAAGTGTTGATTTTTGAG TCGTTAACCTATGGAAAAGTCCTTGTGCTTGATGGTATTGTACAATTGACTGATAAGGATGAATGTGCCTACCAGGAAATGATTACTCATCTCCCACTCTGTTCAATTCCTTCTCCTAAGAAG GTTTTGGTTATtggaggtggagatggtggtgtACTTCGAGAGATAGCCAGACATGGTTCAGTGGAGTCTATTGATATATGTGAAATTGATCAGCTAGTTATTGAT GTTTGTAAAGATTTCTTCCCAGACTTATCTGTTGGATTTAAGGATCCTCGTGTTCGACTTCATGTTGGTGATG CTGTGGAGTTCCTAAGAAATTCTCCTGAAGGGACATATGATGCTATTATTGTTGATTCATCAGATCCTATAG GGCCTGCTCAGGAACTTGTAGAGAAGCCATTTTTTGAGACAATTGCTAGAGCTTTGAGACCTGGTGGTGTTCTTTGTAATCAAGCTGAGAGTATGTGGTTGCATACACATCTGATTCAGGACATGCTTTCGATCTGCTGTGAGACTTTCAAGGGTTCTGTCCACTATGCCTGGGCAAGTGTCCCAACATATCCTAG TGGTGCAATTGGGTTTTTGCTATGTTCCAAAGAGGGTCGACCAGTCAACTTCCTGGCACCCATAAATCCAATTGAAAAAATAGAAGGCGCTATGACAGCAGGGAGGGACATCAGATTCTATAATACAGAG ATGCACAGAGCAGCGTTTGTTCTTCCAACCTTTGCAAAGAGAGAGCTAGAAGCATACGGTGGCTCCACTAGAGGG GCACAACAAGAGGAAAAATCAGCAGAACCAGCGAAGGTTGCCATCGTGCCACACAGTGAAATTCTTACTGCTTAG